From a single Bradyrhizobium sediminis genomic region:
- a CDS encoding LysR family transcriptional regulator, with the protein MDLKQLRTFRAVAELGSLSKAADRLRAAQPALSRHIKLLEHELRVELFIRNGRGMLLTSAGQILLDRTTGLVRQIEQVRDDIQSASGKPSGRVILGLVPTVSAVLSGRLARRIITDLPDISLRIVESYGGHLVEWLHRGEMDLAITYGPADDLHLSVHSIGHEDLAVVGPPGSGLARKKQVELEWLVRQRLILPSVSHGLRALLEKAVARKKLTLDAMIEADSYRAQIALMEEGLGYTLLPASAIRAELAAKRLEMAALVNPPVSREIILASPIARPSSIATSTISSLIVAEIEQLAKEGLWKIRMAG; encoded by the coding sequence ATGGATCTCAAACAACTGCGCACCTTCCGGGCGGTGGCCGAACTCGGAAGCCTGAGCAAGGCGGCGGACCGGCTGCGGGCCGCCCAGCCTGCGCTCAGCCGGCACATCAAGCTGCTCGAGCACGAGCTTCGGGTCGAACTTTTCATCCGCAACGGACGCGGCATGCTCTTGACCAGCGCCGGCCAGATCCTGCTCGACCGCACCACCGGGCTGGTGCGGCAGATCGAACAGGTTCGCGACGACATCCAATCGGCGAGCGGCAAGCCGTCCGGACGGGTGATCCTCGGCCTGGTGCCGACGGTAAGCGCCGTGTTGTCGGGGCGCCTGGCGCGCCGGATCATCACGGATCTTCCCGATATCTCGCTGCGGATCGTGGAAAGCTATGGCGGCCATCTGGTCGAATGGTTGCACCGGGGCGAGATGGATCTCGCCATCACCTACGGTCCCGCCGACGACCTGCATCTTTCCGTCCACTCGATCGGACACGAGGACCTCGCCGTCGTCGGTCCGCCGGGCTCGGGTCTGGCCAGGAAAAAGCAGGTCGAGCTGGAATGGCTGGTCAGGCAGAGGCTGATCCTTCCCAGCGTTTCGCATGGCCTGCGGGCGCTGCTTGAGAAAGCAGTGGCCCGCAAGAAATTGACGCTCGACGCCATGATCGAGGCCGATTCATATCGCGCCCAGATCGCCCTCATGGAAGAGGGACTGGGCTACACGCTGTTGCCGGCATCAGCGATCCGCGCCGAGCTGGCGGCCAAGCGGCTGGAAATGGCAGCGCTCGTGAACCCGCCGGTCAGTCGCGAAATCATTCTGGCATCGCCGATCGCGCGCCCCTCGTCCATCGCCACCAGCACGATCTCGTCGCTGATCGTTGCCGAGATCGAACAGCTTGCCAAGGAAGGCCTCTGGAAAATTCGGATGGCGGGTTGA
- a CDS encoding Tex family protein, with the protein MANIYRQIAEELGVREQQVEATVALLDGGATVPFVARYRKEITGALDDAQLRTLEERLNYLRELEERRTAILNSVREQGKLDAALEAAILAADSKGRLEDIYLPFKPKRRTKAEIAKEAGLEPLADLLLTQPGNDPQAAAIPFIDADKQVADAAAALDGARAILVERFAEDADLLGALREQMWSNGLMTSTVRKGKKTEGEKFKDYFDFSEPLTRLPSHRILAMFRGEKEEILDLQMLPEPVSATPAAVSSYELKIMQRFAISDQGRPGDKWLLETVRWAWRTKIQVHLNIDLRMRLWNAAETEAVRVFASNLRDLLLAAPAGARVTMGLDPGFRSGVKVAVVDATGKVVATTTIYPHEPARRWDEALATLGKLAVAHRVDLIAIGNGTASRETDKLAMDLVKLLPDLMMSKIVVSEAGASVYSASAFASEELPELDVTLRGAVSIARRLQDPLAELVKIDPKAIGVGQYQHDLGESKLARSLDAVVEDCVNAVGVDANTASAPLLARVSGIGSGLAQSIVQHRDANGPFKSRKALKEVPRLGPKAFEQCAGFLRIQGGEDPLDASGVHPEAYPVVRKILAATKSDIKAVIGNADILRQVKPQAFVDDTFGLPTVTDILRELEKPGRDPRPAFKAAVFKEGVETLKDLKRGMILEGTVTNVAAFGAFVDIGVHQDGLVHISAMSKTFIKDPREVVKSGDIVKVKVLEVEVARKRIALTLRLDDETGGKSERASQGMPRDNSRASMTSSAPRRPQEPSGGALAEALRRAAEKNGRP; encoded by the coding sequence GTGGCAAACATCTACCGGCAGATTGCGGAAGAACTCGGCGTTCGCGAACAACAGGTCGAGGCGACAGTGGCGTTGCTCGACGGCGGTGCCACGGTCCCGTTCGTGGCGCGTTACCGCAAGGAAATCACCGGCGCGCTCGACGACGCGCAATTGCGCACGCTGGAAGAACGCCTGAACTACCTGCGTGAGCTCGAAGAGCGCCGCACCGCCATCCTCAATTCGGTCCGCGAGCAGGGCAAGCTCGATGCCGCGCTGGAAGCCGCGATCCTCGCCGCCGACAGCAAGGGGCGGCTGGAGGACATCTATCTGCCGTTCAAGCCGAAGCGCCGCACCAAGGCCGAGATCGCCAAGGAGGCCGGGCTCGAGCCGCTCGCCGACCTGCTGCTGACGCAGCCGGGGAACGATCCGCAAGCCGCGGCCATACCCTTCATCGATGCCGACAAGCAGGTGGCCGATGCCGCGGCCGCGCTCGACGGCGCCCGCGCCATTCTGGTCGAACGCTTCGCCGAAGACGCCGACCTGCTCGGTGCGCTGCGCGAACAGATGTGGTCGAATGGCCTGATGACCTCCACGGTTCGCAAGGGCAAGAAGACCGAGGGGGAGAAGTTCAAGGACTATTTCGATTTCAGCGAGCCGCTCACCAGGCTGCCGTCGCATCGCATCCTCGCGATGTTCCGCGGCGAAAAGGAAGAGATTCTGGATCTGCAGATGCTGCCCGAGCCGGTTTCGGCTACGCCGGCCGCGGTCAGTTCTTATGAGCTGAAGATCATGCAGCGGTTTGCGATTTCCGATCAGGGCCGCCCCGGCGACAAGTGGCTATTGGAGACGGTGCGCTGGGCCTGGCGCACCAAGATCCAGGTCCATCTCAATATCGATCTGCGGATGCGGCTGTGGAACGCGGCCGAAACCGAAGCGGTGCGCGTGTTCGCGTCCAATTTGCGCGACCTCCTGCTGGCGGCACCGGCCGGCGCGCGGGTCACCATGGGCCTCGATCCCGGCTTCCGCTCCGGCGTCAAGGTCGCGGTCGTCGATGCCACCGGCAAGGTGGTCGCCACCACCACGATCTATCCGCACGAACCGGCGCGGCGCTGGGACGAGGCGCTGGCGACGCTGGGCAAGCTCGCCGTCGCCCATCGCGTCGATCTGATCGCGATCGGCAACGGCACTGCGTCGCGCGAAACTGACAAGCTCGCCATGGATCTTGTGAAGCTGCTGCCGGACCTGATGATGTCGAAGATCGTGGTGTCGGAAGCCGGCGCTTCGGTCTATTCGGCCTCGGCCTTTGCCTCCGAGGAATTGCCCGAGCTCGACGTCACCCTGCGCGGCGCGGTCTCGATCGCGCGGCGGCTGCAGGACCCGTTGGCCGAACTGGTCAAGATCGATCCCAAGGCGATCGGGGTCGGGCAGTACCAGCATGACCTCGGCGAGAGCAAGCTGGCGCGCTCGCTCGATGCGGTGGTGGAAGACTGCGTGAATGCCGTCGGCGTCGACGCCAACACCGCCTCGGCGCCGCTGTTGGCGCGGGTGTCCGGCATCGGCTCCGGGCTGGCGCAGAGCATCGTGCAGCACCGCGACGCCAACGGCCCGTTCAAATCGCGCAAGGCGCTGAAGGAGGTGCCGCGGCTCGGGCCCAAGGCGTTCGAACAATGCGCCGGCTTTCTGCGCATCCAGGGCGGCGAGGATCCGCTCGACGCCTCCGGCGTGCATCCGGAAGCCTATCCGGTGGTGCGCAAGATTCTTGCCGCGACCAAGAGCGACATCAAGGCGGTGATCGGCAATGCGGATATCCTGCGCCAGGTCAAGCCGCAGGCTTTCGTCGACGACACCTTCGGCCTGCCGACAGTGACCGACATCCTGCGTGAATTGGAAAAACCCGGCCGCGACCCGCGCCCCGCCTTCAAGGCCGCGGTGTTCAAGGAGGGCGTCGAGACCTTGAAGGATCTCAAGCGCGGCATGATCCTCGAAGGCACGGTCACCAACGTGGCGGCGTTCGGCGCCTTCGTCGATATCGGCGTGCATCAGGACGGGCTGGTGCACATCTCGGCGATGTCGAAGACCTTCATCAAGGATCCGCGCGAGGTGGTGAAGTCGGGCGACATCGTCAAGGTCAAGGTGCTGGAGGTCGAGGTCGCGCGCAAGCGCATCGCGCTGACGCTGCGGCTCGATGACGAGACCGGCGGCAAGAGCGAGCGCGCCTCGCAAGGCATGCCGCGCGACAATTCCCGCGCATCAATGACGTCGTCGGCGCCGCGCAGGCCGCAGGAGCCGTCCGGCGGCGCGCTGGCCGAAGCCCTGCGCCGCGCCGCCGAGAAGAACGGCAGGCCCTGA
- a CDS encoding thiamine pyrophosphate-dependent enzyme: MTNPNALLHRRDVVGELLRDRGDLLVIAGLGAPNWDVSAAGDNPNNFPLWGAMGAASMMGLGLALAQPKRKVLVVTGDGEMLMNLGSLATIAVERPPNLTIAVLDNERFGETGMQKTHTASGVDLAAMALAAGIRTSRVVRTMEQVTEIRDLAHQGKGPVFAQLKINPEALVFVLPPADGGILTTRFRRSVLGDESLYN; encoded by the coding sequence ATGACCAACCCTAATGCTCTGCTTCATCGCCGCGACGTCGTGGGCGAACTGCTGCGTGACCGCGGCGACCTGCTGGTCATCGCCGGTCTCGGCGCGCCGAACTGGGACGTCTCGGCCGCCGGCGACAACCCCAACAATTTTCCGCTGTGGGGCGCCATGGGTGCCGCCTCGATGATGGGACTGGGCCTGGCGCTGGCGCAGCCGAAGCGCAAGGTGCTGGTCGTCACCGGCGACGGCGAGATGCTGATGAACCTCGGCTCGCTCGCCACCATCGCCGTCGAGAGACCGCCGAACCTGACGATCGCCGTGCTCGACAACGAGCGGTTCGGCGAGACCGGCATGCAGAAGACCCATACCGCCTCAGGCGTCGACCTCGCCGCCATGGCGCTTGCCGCGGGTATCCGCACGTCGCGTGTCGTCAGGACCATGGAACAGGTGACGGAGATCCGCGATCTCGCCCATCAGGGCAAGGGACCGGTGTTCGCGCAGCTCAAGATCAATCCCGAGGCGCTGGTCTTCGTGTTGCCGCCGGCCGATGGCGGCATCCTGACCACGCGCTTCCGGCGATCCGTTCTCGGAGATGAATCGCTCTACAATTGA
- a CDS encoding Hsp70 family protein, translating into MSICGLDFGTSNTTLGTIVGDAPVLTALEAGHTTIPSAIFYQADGGVLIGRKAIETYVEGAPGRLMRSLKSVLGTSLIEETTRLGRERTSFRDVIAYYLGAVKRRAEQATGRELRDVVHGRPVHFVDNADDADRKAEQTLREIAREIGFGEITFQFEPIAAALDYERQIGSEEIALIADIGGGTSDFSIVRLGPQRHARSDRASDILANDGVRIGGTDFDRQLSLGVIMPLFGFGSAMKRPGLDVPSSYFHDLATWSNINRMYEPRVLAGIRQVRQEASEPDLLDRLVRVVDEQRGHTLAMEVEEAKIALSDRRRADIPLEWVAPGLGAAIGRPDLVSHTRQLAGRIAARIRICLTQAQLSAGDIDAVFLTGGSVRLAHVRKAITKALPSARIVEGDTFGAVGKGLTLEALRRYGPGH; encoded by the coding sequence ATGTCGATCTGCGGACTTGATTTCGGAACGTCGAACACGACACTCGGCACCATCGTCGGCGATGCGCCGGTCCTGACGGCGCTGGAGGCCGGCCACACGACGATTCCGAGCGCGATTTTCTATCAAGCCGATGGCGGGGTGCTGATCGGACGCAAGGCGATCGAGACCTATGTCGAGGGCGCGCCCGGCCGGCTGATGCGCAGCCTCAAATCGGTGCTCGGCACCTCGCTGATCGAGGAGACCACGCGGCTGGGGCGCGAGCGGACCAGCTTTCGCGACGTGATCGCCTATTATCTCGGCGCGGTGAAGCGGCGCGCCGAACAGGCCACCGGCCGCGAGCTGCGCGACGTGGTGCACGGCCGGCCGGTGCACTTCGTCGACAATGCCGACGACGCCGACCGCAAGGCGGAGCAGACCCTGCGGGAGATCGCGCGCGAAATCGGCTTCGGCGAGATCACATTCCAGTTCGAGCCGATTGCCGCGGCGCTGGATTATGAGCGCCAGATCGGGAGCGAGGAAATCGCCCTGATCGCCGATATCGGCGGCGGCACCTCGGATTTCTCGATCGTGCGGCTGGGGCCGCAGCGCCACGCCAGAAGCGACCGCGCCTCCGACATTCTCGCCAATGACGGCGTGCGCATCGGCGGCACCGATTTCGATCGCCAACTCAGTCTCGGCGTCATCATGCCGCTGTTCGGCTTCGGCAGCGCCATGAAGCGGCCCGGCCTCGACGTGCCCTCGAGCTATTTCCACGACCTCGCCACCTGGTCGAACATCAACCGCATGTACGAGCCGCGGGTGCTCGCGGGCATCCGCCAGGTCCGGCAGGAGGCAAGCGAGCCCGATCTGCTCGATCGGCTGGTGCGGGTGGTCGACGAACAGCGCGGCCATACGCTGGCGATGGAGGTCGAGGAAGCCAAGATTGCGCTGTCCGACCGTCGCCGGGCCGACATCCCGCTGGAATGGGTCGCGCCGGGCCTCGGCGCCGCCATCGGCCGCCCTGACCTCGTCAGCCATACCAGGCAACTGGCCGGGCGCATCGCGGCCCGCATCAGGATTTGCCTGACGCAGGCGCAATTGTCCGCCGGCGACATCGACGCAGTGTTTTTGACCGGCGGCTCGGTGCGGCTCGCCCATGTCCGCAAGGCGATTACCAAGGCGCTGCCGTCGGCCCGGATCGTCGAAGGCGACACGTTTGGTGCGGTCGGCAAGGGCCTCACCCTCGAGGCGCTCCGGCGTTATGGGCCGGGGCATTGA
- a CDS encoding thiamine pyrophosphate-binding protein, protein MADLAAKPNQASPPPTWPDDVYRILKEADVKQVGMVPDAGHSRLIRAFEADPETRVVTLTTEEEGVAMLAGAWLGGQRGVLLMQSSGVGNCINMLSLPAICHMPLLMLVTMRGDWGEFNPWQIPMGQGTQAALEAMGVIVTRADEPHLVAQTVWGAANLAFNTWRPAAVLIGQRVLGAKNFKELARK, encoded by the coding sequence ATGGCAGATTTGGCCGCCAAACCGAACCAGGCGTCACCGCCGCCGACGTGGCCGGACGACGTCTACCGCATCCTCAAGGAAGCTGACGTCAAGCAAGTCGGGATGGTGCCGGACGCCGGCCACAGCCGTCTCATTCGCGCCTTCGAGGCCGACCCGGAGACGCGCGTCGTCACCCTGACGACGGAAGAGGAAGGCGTGGCGATGCTCGCCGGCGCCTGGCTCGGCGGTCAGCGCGGCGTGCTGCTGATGCAGTCGAGCGGCGTCGGCAACTGCATCAACATGCTGTCGCTGCCGGCGATCTGTCACATGCCGCTGCTGATGCTGGTGACGATGCGCGGCGACTGGGGTGAGTTCAACCCGTGGCAGATCCCGATGGGGCAGGGAACGCAGGCGGCGCTCGAGGCCATGGGCGTCATCGTCACGCGCGCGGACGAGCCGCATCTCGTCGCGCAGACGGTCTGGGGGGCTGCGAATCTGGCCTTCAACACCTGGCGGCCGGCCGCGGTCCTGATCGGGCAGCGGGTGTTGGGGGCCAAGAACTTCAAGGAGCTGGCGCGCAAATGA
- a CDS encoding rhodanese-like domain-containing protein → MTIPAISPSQVRCMLISRDEIALLDLRHEAVFASGHPLFAANMAADRIALEAAARLPRRDAPIVLYDAGEGLVAQAADRFKALGYTDVRQLEGGLEAWQAAGYELFQDVNSYAKAFGELVESRRHTPSLPAEEVAALIADKANVAILDVRRFDEYATMNIPGSVSVPGAELVLRAGGIAPDPDTTIIVNCAGRTRSIIGTQSLINAGVANRVVALRNGTIGWTLAKQELEHGADRRGGIGPFEGAQARAREVAYRAGVKHISAEEAAALQAQSHHTLYRFDVRDAEEYAAGHIAAFRHYPGGQLVQEIDMAAPVRGARILLTDDRGVRADMTASWLAQMGWEVYVLEGGYDRALEVAPPQVLPRPDPSHRYRRPYEGTDVDAGAMQAYLDWEYGLVEQLRRDGTHGFFVI, encoded by the coding sequence ATGACCATACCCGCCATCTCCCCCTCGCAAGTCCGCTGCATGCTGATCTCGCGCGATGAAATCGCGCTGCTCGATTTGCGGCACGAGGCCGTCTTTGCGTCAGGCCATCCGCTGTTTGCCGCCAACATGGCGGCCGACCGGATCGCGCTCGAAGCCGCGGCGAGACTGCCGCGACGGGACGCGCCGATCGTTCTTTATGACGCCGGCGAAGGCCTCGTTGCGCAGGCGGCGGATCGTTTCAAAGCGTTGGGGTACACCGACGTCCGCCAACTCGAAGGCGGGCTCGAGGCCTGGCAGGCGGCGGGCTATGAACTGTTTCAGGACGTCAATTCCTATGCCAAGGCGTTCGGCGAACTGGTCGAGTCCCGCCGGCACACGCCCTCGCTGCCGGCGGAGGAGGTCGCCGCCCTGATTGCGGACAAGGCCAATGTCGCCATCCTCGACGTCCGGCGGTTCGACGAATATGCCACCATGAACATCCCCGGCTCCGTCAGCGTGCCCGGCGCCGAACTGGTGCTGCGCGCGGGCGGCATCGCGCCGGATCCCGACACCACCATCATCGTCAATTGCGCCGGCCGCACCCGTTCGATCATCGGCACCCAGTCGCTGATCAACGCCGGCGTCGCCAACAGAGTGGTGGCGCTGCGCAACGGCACGATCGGCTGGACGCTGGCGAAGCAAGAGCTCGAGCACGGCGCGGACCGGCGCGGCGGCATCGGCCCGTTCGAGGGCGCGCAGGCCAGGGCCCGCGAAGTCGCCTATCGTGCCGGCGTGAAGCATATCAGCGCGGAAGAAGCGGCGGCGCTGCAGGCTCAAAGTCATCACACGCTCTATCGCTTCGACGTTCGCGACGCCGAAGAGTATGCCGCCGGCCACATCGCGGCCTTTCGCCACTATCCCGGCGGGCAACTGGTGCAGGAGATCGACATGGCCGCGCCGGTGCGCGGCGCGCGCATTCTTCTCACCGACGACAGGGGCGTGCGCGCCGACATGACCGCATCCTGGCTCGCGCAAATGGGCTGGGAGGTCTACGTGCTCGAAGGTGGTTATGATCGCGCGCTTGAAGTAGCCCCGCCGCAGGTTTTGCCGAGGCCCGACCCGTCGCACCGCTACCGGCGCCCCTATGAGGGCACCGATGTCGATGCGGGCGCGATGCAGGCCTATCTCGATTGGGAATACGGCCTCGTCGAACAGCTCCGCCGTGACGGCACCCATGGATTCTTCGTGATCTGA